In Ruegeria sp. YS9, the genomic window TTCGCGCCCCTCATACCGAATGCGCGGATCCAGCATCACCAGCAGGATATCCGAAATCATCGTGCCGATCAGCGTCAGCAGGGCGACGAACATCAGGATGAACGCTGACAGGAACTGATCCTGCGTCTTCAAAGCAGTCAGCAATGTAGGGCCGATGGTTTGCAACCCCAGAACGACCGATACCAGAACCGAGCCGGACACCATCGATGGCAGCAGGTTGCCGATATCGGCGACAAAGGGGTTGAAGGCCACCCGCAGCGGATACTTGGTCAGCATCCGTGACGGGGCCATGCCCTTCGCGATGGCGGTTTCCACATAGGGCTTGCCCAACTCGTCCAGCATGTTCGCGCGCAGACGCTGCATCATCGCCGACGCGCCTGAAGTGCCGATGACGAAGGTCGGTACGATCAGGTGGATGAGGATGGATTTCAGTTTCTCCCAACTCATCGGCTGGCCTTCGAAACTTGGATCCATCAAGCCCCCGATCGGCAGGTTGAAATACTGGTGGCCGTAGTAGAACAGGATCAGCGCCAGCAAAAAGTTCGGCGTTGCCAGCCCCAGATACCCCACGAAGGCCGAGGTATAATCGATCCATGTCCGGGACCGCGCGGCGGCGATAACGCCCAATGGTAGTGCCACGGCATAGACAAACAGGATCGCAGCCAGATTGACCACAACCGTCAACCAAAGCGTGTCACCGACGATTTCGGAAACGGGGCGGTCGAATTCAAAAGACCAGCCATAATTGCCCTGGATCAACCCCGAAAACCCGTGCGGTCCGGGCCAGAAACCCATCCAGATCAGGTATTGTTCCCACATGGGGCGATCCAACGCATATTCAGCGCGCAGGAACTCTGCCTTTGCGACACCCGCCGACTGGCCCGAGGCCTGAAGTTCGGCGATCTGGTTGCTCAGATAGTCGCCGGGCGGAAGGTTGATGATTACGAAAACCAGAACCGAGACCACCAACAAAGTCAGCAGCATCGTGAAAAAGCGATACACCACGTAGCGCAGCATGATCATTTAGCTGCTCCTGCTCAGTCGGCGAAAAAGAATTCGTCCGGCCGGTGAATGCCGAAATGTGCACCGGGTTCCCAGGCCCACATAGCTTGTTCCGGAACATTGCGCAGACGGTTTGACACCACAATGGGCTGGGGAGCGCCGTTCAGGATGCCTATGGCATAGACCTGATCGGCGTGGATGTTCAACATTTCGCTCCAGACAGCTGCGCGTTCTTCATCGGTCGTGGCGATTTGCCATTCATGCGCCAATTCCATCAGGCGCTGCGCCTCTGGCATGTCGGGGGCCTCACCCGCTTCGCCACCGGTCTGGTAGTATTGCCCCCATTTTGGCCAGGCCAGGAACACCTGGTCAGTCGGGGCCAGATAAGCCGGGGAGGTGTGCGCCTGCGGAATCCCGTCATCCCAACCGTACCAGACGGACGCCATTGAGTTGCCCGCGAACACGCGGTTGCGCAGGATGTCCCTGTCCAGCGGGCGCATGACCAGTTTGACCCCAATATCGCGCCAGGTGTCGGTTACGATCTGAAGGGCGTTTTCGACCTCCTGCCGCTCGCCTGCGGTTTCGATCACCAGCTCCATCGGACGGCCGTCAGGCAACAGGCGAATGCCGTTTTTGTCGCGCTGATCCAGACCAGCCTCATCCAAAAGCGCATTGGCCTGATCGATATCGTATTGCGCCCAGGCCGCGGCGTTTTCTTCACTGTAGAAGGGCGAGGCGGGAAGAACCGAGTTCGCGGCAGGGTGTGCGAGTTTGAAATATAGGGCCTGATTGATGGTCTGCCGGTCGATGGCCAGCGACAAGGCGCGCCGCACGCGAACGTCCCTCAGTACATCGCGCCAGACGTCATCAGAGAAGTTCAGGTTCGGGTAGATCGCGATCTGCGAGGCCACGCCGGTTTTCCACAGCAGCGTTTTGTATCCGCCTTGTGCTTCGCCTTTCTTCAGGATCGACGCGTCTCGGAAGGCAAGGCCACGGCCTTGCAGATCGCTTTCACCGGCGTTGGTCTTGGCGGCAACAAGACCGGGGGCGACGATCTCCATCTCGACCACGTCAATATAGGGAAGCTGCACCCCCTTGCTGTCGATGCGGTGATAATAGGGGTTGCGCACAAAGTTGTGACGGATTTTCTTGCCCGAGCTGGCGTTCAGCCACGGCTGCAACGTGGGAAGTTCGTGGTTGTCGAATTTGTAAAGATTATCCAGCTTGTTGTGCAGCGCCGCCCAACTTTTGACCCGGGCATCTTCAACCTGAAAGGCAAGCTCTTCCGCGTCCGCGTATTTCTCGTGATACTGTTTCAGAAACGCGGCCGGCCGGTAAATAAACGGTGGTCGTGCTTGTGCCAGAGATTGCAGGAAGTCCGGGTTGGGGTCATCCCATTCGAAGATCACTGTGGTCTCGTCAGGAAACGTGACCTTGGGGGCTTTGCCTTCGACGATCAGAAAATCAGGTGGGCCAGACGGGCTGAGCAACTCGTTGTTGGCGACGTCCTCCCACCAATAGCGGAAGTCTTCCGAGGTAAAGGGTGAGCCGTCCGACCACTTGTGCCCTTCACGCAGTTTCAGGGTGAATTTGCGATTGCCCTCGTTTTCATACGAGGCCAGCAGGTCGGGTACCAGTTCGTAATCCTGGTTGAACCCGACCAGCCTTGCATAACCATAGACAACCATCTGCCGGATATCTTTGGATCGCGTGACCATGGTGCGCAGAGTACCGCCCGGTTTCCCGAATTCTCTTCCTTTTGCGGCCAGATCCACGATCAGAGGGTCCTTGGGCAAACGCTCCTGCACCGGCGGAAGATTGCCGCTTTCAACCTCGGCGCTCCAGAAGGCGCTTTCCTGAGGTGTCGGGATTGTCTCTGCCGCCGCGGACAGGGTCCCGGAAAACGCCAGCATTGCAGCCAGCAGCAGAGGGCGAATGGTATCAAACATGGCAACGTACCTTATGGCCCGGTTCCAATTCCACCAATGAGGGTATCACGGTGTCCGAGAAACGAAAGGCTTCATCCCAACTGTCCGGCGCGCCGGCACCCTGAGAAACCAATTGCAGGTCAATCGGGCGATTGATGTCGGGTTCGGGTTGAGCGGCAATCAGCGCCTTGGTGTATGGGTGGCGCGGATTGTAGAAAAGAGTTTCAGGCGGTGCCTGTTCGACGATCAGACCCCGCCGCATGACGGCAACTTCGTCAGCGATCCGTGCGACAACGGCCAGATCATGTGAGATGAACAGGTAGGACAGATTCAGGCTGTCCTGCAGGTTTTCCAGCAAGGTCAGGATTTGTTCCTGAACAGATACATCCAATGCCGAGGTGGGTTCGTCGCACACGATCAACTGCGGGTCCAGCATCATGGCGCGGGCCACGGAAAGGCGCTGTCGTTGCCCGCCGGAAAACGCGTGCGGATAGCGTTTGAGCATATCACCCGTCAGGCCGACGCGCTGCAACATCTCGGCGGCTTTGTCGCGCTGTTCGGCTGTTGTGCCGATGCGGTGGATTTCCAGTGGTTCGGTCATGGCGTCCTGGATGCGCATCCGGGGGCTGAGCGAACTATAGGGGTCCTGAAACACCATCTGCGCCTTGCGCTGAAACGCCGTGCGCTGGGCTCGGGTCATGTTGTGCACCGTGATCGGGTCGGCATCGGGGGCGGTACGAAACAGGACTTCACCACCGGGGTCGGGCAATTCAGCCCCCAACGCGATGCGGGCCGCCGTCGTCTTTCCCGATCCGCTTTCACCGACAATTGCCAAAGTCTTGCCGCGCGCCAGATTCAGGTCGACTCCACGGCAGGCATAGATTGCTTTGTCGGACTGCCAGCCTTTGCTGGATCGCATGGTGTAGGTCTTGGACACATCCTTCATCTGAAGGATCAGATCCGTGTCGGGCATCGGTATGCCCACCGCATCCTGATCCGGTATTTCCGGCGCGGCATCAAACAGCTGCTTGGTATACGGGTGTGCGGGCGCGGTCAGGATCGGGGCGGCGGGGCCGGCCTCCATGATACGTCCCTTGTGCATGACGACGACCTGCTCGGCCATGTTGGCGACGACACCCAGATCATGAGTCACCAGAATGAGCGCCATGCCAGTTTCGCGCTGCAATTCCTTGATCAGGCCAAGAACCTGCGCCTGGGTGGTCACGTCCAGAGCGGTGGTTGGCTCATCCGCGATCAGCAATTCGGGTTTGGACACCATGGCCATGGCGATCATGGCACGTTGGCGCATACCGCCGGACAACTCGAAAGGGTACGAGTCATAGGCCCGTTGTGGATCTGGGAAACCGACGCGTTCGAACTGCGTCAGGACCTTTTTGCGTGCCGCGGACTCGGACAGCCCGCGATGCAGCCACAAAACCTCGCTGACCTGATTGCCGATCTTGTGCAGCGGGGACAGCGATCTCATGGGCTCCTGAAAGATCATTGAAACCCGATTGCCGCGGATGTCGCGCAACGCACGTTCGGACACTGTGGTGAGCTCGCACATGCCCTTGGAATCGTTCAGGGTAATCGTTCCGCTTCGAATCTGCGCCGTGCGGGGCAGAATGCGCAAGGCGGCGCGGCAGGTGATTGTTTTCCCCGATCCCGATTCACCGACCAGGGCCAGCGTCTGTCCCGCTTCGACATCGAAGTTCACATTCGTGACCACGGAATTGCCCGTACCAAAGCCGATACTGAGGTCTCTTACGGACAACAACGCGCTCATGCGGGTTTTCCACCCGTTTGACCGTTCGATGACATCGGTTACTTCAACTCCCCGTGATTTTTTGTTCAGTGTCGCGCGGTTCCGCCCGTCTAGTCAAACCCGTTCTTGGGCCGAAATGTCGCGAAATCGTGAAACTATGGGCTTCGTCGCTACACAAAGTCTTGAGATTTTGTCATCAAGGGCGGCATCGGGCGCATTTATGCTCTCGATTGGTATCAAGGAGATATTTTCCGGTGTCCGAGAATCAAAGCCGTCTGGATCTGTTCATCGATCGCATGGTGTCACAGCGCGCTTGTCTGGATCACGCAATCCGGCTCACTGCGGGCATGACGGGTCCGGTGTTCGAATTGGGTTTGGGCAACGGGCGTACATATCACCATCTTGTGCAGCACATGGATGGCCGCCCGGTCTATGTGTTCGAACGCGCGGTGGCCTCGCACCCCGACTCGACCCCGCCCGAAGATCGCGTGATTCTGGGCGATGTGCGGGACACCCTGCCTGCATCGGTTGAACGGTTCGGCGCGTCAGCCAGCCTGATCCACGCGGATCTTGGTGGGCACAATCGCGAAAAGAATGACAAATTCGCGCGGTTTGTATCTCCGCTCATCGAGCCTTTGCTTGCTCCGGGCGGGCTGATGGTCTCGAGTGATCGGATGTATTTCGAGGGGCTGACCGAGATGCCGTTGCCCGAAGGCGCCGTTGAAGGGCGCTGTTTCATCTATCGCCGCTGACCGAAAAGGGGTAACGGCATGATTTTTTACGACTGCTCCACTGCTCCGAGCCCGCGCCGCGCGCGGATGTTCATTGCCGAAAAAGGGTTGGATATCGAAACCCGTGAGGTCTCGATTGCGAAAGGTGAACAATTGAGCGAAGCCTTTCGCGCCGTGAACCCACGGGCCACGATACCGGTTCTGGTAACGGATGACGGAACCGTTCTGACGGAAAACCTGGGCATTGCCGCTTTTCTTGAGGCGCAGTTTCCTGAACCGCCTTTGATGGGCCGAACCCCCGAGGAAAAGGGTCTGGTCCTGATGTGGAACGCGATTGTCGAACAGCAGGGCGGGGCGCCGATTGCCGAGGCTTTGCGCAACGGCCATCCCGCCTTCAAGGATCGCGCCATTCCGGGCCCCTCCAATCATGCGCAGATCCCCGAACTTGCGCAGCGCGGGCGCGAGCGTGTGGCATCCTTCTTTGAAATGCTGGAGTCACGTCTGACGGAAAGCCCGTTTGTGGCCGGTGATGTATTCTCCTTGGCGGATATCTCGGCCTTTGTTTTTGTCGATTTCGCCCGCGTCATCAAGATGCGTATCCCGGAAGACAACGCCGCCACCCTGGCGTGGTTTCAAGCCATCCAATCTCGACCAAGCGCAAGCCTGTAAAACTGCCAAGCCGAGCCGGGTTGCGTTGTGGTTTGTACTGTACAGAAATGTCTAGACAGATGTGAACAGTGCCACTAGCGTCTCCTCAGATTCTGTTCAGGGGAGGTCGGGATGAAATCCCAATATCGCGTCGTGGTCATCGGAGGAGGCGTTGTCGGGGCCTCGGTTCTGTATCACCTGGCCAAGTTCGGCTGGTCGGATGTGGTCATGTTGGAACGCCGGCGGCTGGCGTCTGGGTCGTCCTGGCACGCGGCGGGGGGCATTCATGCTTTGAATGCCGATCCGAACATGGCGTCTTTGCAGGCCTATACCATTGATCTGCTCAGCGAGATCGAAAAGGAATCGGGCCAGAATATCGGCCTGCACATGACCGGTGGTCTGACGCTGGCGGGAACCCCCGAGCGGTGGGAGTGGTTGCAAGCCAATTACCGCATCTTCCAGTCCATCGGCATCGACGATTGTGAATTGCTGTCCCCGGAAGAGGCGCAGAAGCGCTGCCCGATCATGTCCACCGACGGCATTCTGGGCGCGATGTGGGCCGACCGCGAAGGCTATATCGACACCACCGGCACCGTGCAGGCCTATGCCAGTGCCGCCAAGAAGCGCGGTGCCGAGTATTATGAGGAAACCAAGGTTGAGGAACTGATCCAGACGGCGGATGGCTGGCAGGTGGTGACCGACCGGGGCACGATCACCTGCGAACATGTGGTCAACGCTGCCGGCCTGTGGGCCAAGCAGGTGGGGCGCATGGCAGGGGTCGAACTGCCGGTTTCTCCGCTGAAACACCATTACCTGATCACCGACACGGTGCCCGAGGTCGCAGCGGCTGATTTCGAGATGCCGATGACCGTGGATCTTGAGGGCTTCACCTATATGCGGCAGGACCAGAAGGGCGTTCTGGTGGGCATCTACGAGGTCGATCACGAACACTGGGCCATGGACGGCGCGCCGTGGAATTATGGCGAAGAGCTATTCCAGGAGCAGCTGGACCGCATCGAAAACGAACTGACGCTGGGGTTCGAACGCTATCCGGCGATCCAGAACGTGGGCATCAAGACATGGGTGAACGGCGCGTTCACCTTCTCGCCCGACGGCAACCCTCTGGTCGGTCCGGTGCCGGGCAAGCGCGGCTATTGGACCGCCTGCGCGGTGATGGCCGGGTTTCTGCAAGGCGGCGGCGTCGGCAAGACGCTGGCCGAATGGATGATCCATGGCGAGCCCGAGGCCGACGCCTGGCCGATGGATGTGGCGCGCTATGGCGACTATGCCCAGAACAAGCGCTATATCCGCGAGACGACCGGGCAGTTCTATTCCCGCCGCTTCGTGATGACCTATCCGAACGAGCAACTGCCCGCCGGACGGCCGCTGAAAATGGCACCGGCGCATGATGCAATGACCGAGGCGGGTTGCAAATGGGGCGTTAGCTGGGACCTTGAAGTACCGCTTTATTTCGCGCCGAAAGGGTTCGAGGAAACGCCGACGCTCAAGCGTTCGAACGCGCATGACATCGTGGCCGAGGAATGCAAAGTGATCCGCGAAGGTGCGGGCTTGCTGGATATTTCGGGCTTTTCGCGGTTCGAGGTTTCCGGTCCGAATGCGGAAGCCTGGCTGGATAAAGTAATGGCCTCCAAGCTCCCCGCTCCGGGTCGTGCGAAACTGGCCCCGATGCTGGGTGAGGATGGGCGCCTGAAGGGCGATCTGACGGTGCTCAACTGGGGCGACGGGACCTGGTGGATCATGGGCAGCTATTACCTGCGGGCCTGGCATATGCGCTGGTTCGACGATCACATGATGGATGGGGTCAATATCCGTGATCTGGGCGAGGAATACTGTGGCTTTGCCGTGGTCGGGCCGAAGTCACAGGCGATTGTCGAAAAACTGGCGGAACAGGATATTTCGGGCTTGAAATTCATGGGCTGCGGCGATTTCGATATCGGCCTCGTGCGCGCCCGCGTCGCCCGCATGTCGGTGACCGGAGAAAAAGGGTACGAGATCAACTGCCGCTATGGCGACCACATCAAGCTGCGCCGCATCCTGCTGGAAGCGGGGGCCGGGGAAGGTATCCGCGAATGCGGCTTCAACGCGATGCTGTCAACACGGCTCGAGAAGAGCTTTGGCATTTGGTCGGCAGAGTTCACGCAGGCCTATACACCGGGCATGACCGGAATGGATCGCTGGATCGACTGGGACAAGGACTTTGTTGGAAAGGCGGGCGCGATTGCCGAACGTGACGGCAACGGCCCCGCGCAAGTTCAGGCGACACTGGAAATTGATGCACTGGATGCAGATGCCAGCGGATACGAACCGGTCTGGGCCAATGGCGAGCGTGTTGGCTTCGTAACCTCGGGCGGCTACGGGCATTATACCGGCAAGTCTTTGGCGATGGCCCTGATCGATCGGGACAAGGCGGAACCGGGCACGGAACTGTCCGTCCATGTGGTGGGCGTTGAACGTCCGGCGCGCGTGATTGCGCCGTCGCCTTATGATCCTCAGGGCAAAGCGATGCGAGGCTGATCATGACTGCTGCGGAGCGCGGACGCCGACGGCGGGGGCGGGGGGCTGAAGCCGCCCCGCAGCCCGGTCGCGATGTGAACTATCGCCAGCTCAGGAATCCTTTTCCATTGATGGAAGTGTTCCCGGCCGACCAAATCGCGGACATGCATGACACCGCGTTGCGGACTCTGGAAGAGTTGGGGGTAAAGACCCTGCTTCCCGAGGCGCGGAAACTGTTCAAACAGGGTGGCGCGCGGGTGGATGAAGACAGTGAGATGGTTTTTTTCGGGCGCGAGATGGTTGAAGCCGCAGTCGCGTCAGCGCCCAAATCCATCGGCTGTCGCGCCGGTGCCCGGCGTCGCGATTTCACGCTGGAATTGGGCTCTTTGGTATTCCAGCCCGGAGCCGGCGCCCCGAATGCCACCGATCTTGAACGCGGTCGGCGCCCGGCGACGGGTCAGGATTATCTGGAGTTCCTCAAGCTCACCCATCATTTCGACGTGTTCCAGATGATCTCGCCACAGGTCGAGCCGCAGGATGTGCCGACCCATCTGCGTCATTACTTCACGACTCGGGCGCAGATGGAACTGACAGACAAGTTTCCGTTCTTCTTTTCGCGTGGAACCCCGCAGGTGATGGACTGCTTTGAGATGCTGACCACGGCCCGCGGTCTTTCGGATGATGCGTTCCGGGGCCATGCCCACTGCTACACCATCATCAACACCAACAGCCCGCGCACGTTGGATATTCCCATGGCGCAAGGTCTGATCGACTTTGCCCGCCACGGTCAGATGTCGATCATCACACCCTTTACCCTGATGGGCGCGATGGCACCGATCACCGTGGCCGGGGCGATCACCTTGTCTCATGCCGAGGCCCTTGCCGCGCTGACTTTGACCCAACTTGCCAATCCTGGTGCTCCGGTCTGCTATGGCACGTTCACCAGTAATGTTGACATGAAGTCCGGCGCGCCCGCCTTTGGGACGCCGTCGCACTTTCAGGCATCGCTGGCTGCCGGTCAACTGGCGCGGCATCTTGGTTTGCCCTGGCGTTCGGCTGCCGGATCGGCGTCAAACATCAACGACGTGCAGGCCGCGAACGAGAACCAGTTTGGCCTTTGGGGATGCCTGATGGCCGGGGCAACGGTGATCATCCACTCCGCAGGCTGGTTGGAAGGAGGGTTGACGGTTTCCTTCGAAAAGCTGGTCTGCGATGCGGAAGTGCTGAACATGGTCGCCGAACTGTGCGCAGGTGCGCAGGCGGGGCCGTCCGAGATTGGGTTTGAATCTGCATTGAGTGAGGTTGAACCCAGTGGCCATTTCTTTGCATCAAGCCAGACGATGGAGCGCTACAACACTGAATTCTATCAACCGCATGTCCATGACTACGCCAATTTCGGCACATGGGCCGAGCGCGGGTCGGTGGACGCAAACCATCGGGCAACGGACGTTTGGAAGGGCATTCTGAATGACTTTCAGGCGCCCGCTGTCGACAATGATCGGATAGGTGATTTACATGACTTCATTGCCCGTCGTACCGCCGATGGCGGGGCACCGCCGGAGAGTTGAATGAGCCCGAAACCGATCCTTCATCGCGATGACCCCGAGGCCGAGCCCTTGATCGGCAACATCAAGGTCACGCGTGACGACTGGCTGAACGTGGCGATGGATGTGCTGATTTCGGACGGGGTGGATCAGATCAAGGTTCTGAACCTGGCCGAACGGATGGCAGTATCGCGGTCGTCGTTCTATTGGTACTTCAAATCCCGACAAGAGTTGCTGGATGCGCTGCTGGCCCGCTGGCAGGCCACCAACACAGCCGCTTTGATCGCGCAGGCCGAAGCTCCGGCCAAGACGATCACAGCGGCCGTCTGCAACGTTCATCGGTGCGTGGTGAACACCGATTTGTTCGATACTGCGCTGGATTTTGCCGTACGTGACTGGGCGCGAAAATCAGGCAAGGTGCGGCGTATGCTGGACCAGTCGGACGCCCGCAGGCTGGAAGCCCTGCACGCCATGTTCGCCCGCTACGGCTATTCCGAGATCGAAGCCGAAACCCGGGCACGCGTGCTGTATTACATGCAGATCGGTTATGATCTGGCGCAATTGAACGAACCTATCGAGATGCGGCTGTCGATGGTGCCGCATTACCTTTACGCCTTCACAGGTGTCGAGCCGAAGCCTGAAGAAGTTGAAGAATTCAGCGCGTATTCTCTGCGCTTTTGGAAAGGAAACCAGACATGAGCCAACCAGACGCAATCATCATCGGTACTGGCGTGATCGGCGCGGCCATTGCG contains:
- a CDS encoding ABC transporter permease — encoded protein: MIMLRYVVYRFFTMLLTLLVVSVLVFVIINLPPGDYLSNQIAELQASGQSAGVAKAEFLRAEYALDRPMWEQYLIWMGFWPGPHGFSGLIQGNYGWSFEFDRPVSEIVGDTLWLTVVVNLAAILFVYAVALPLGVIAAARSRTWIDYTSAFVGYLGLATPNFLLALILFYYGHQYFNLPIGGLMDPSFEGQPMSWEKLKSILIHLIVPTFVIGTSGASAMMQRLRANMLDELGKPYVETAIAKGMAPSRMLTKYPLRVAFNPFVADIGNLLPSMVSGSVLVSVVLGLQTIGPTLLTALKTQDQFLSAFILMFVALLTLIGTMISDILLVMLDPRIRYEGREA
- a CDS encoding ABC transporter substrate-binding protein, translating into MFDTIRPLLLAAMLAFSGTLSAAAETIPTPQESAFWSAEVESGNLPPVQERLPKDPLIVDLAAKGREFGKPGGTLRTMVTRSKDIRQMVVYGYARLVGFNQDYELVPDLLASYENEGNRKFTLKLREGHKWSDGSPFTSEDFRYWWEDVANNELLSPSGPPDFLIVEGKAPKVTFPDETTVIFEWDDPNPDFLQSLAQARPPFIYRPAAFLKQYHEKYADAEELAFQVEDARVKSWAALHNKLDNLYKFDNHELPTLQPWLNASSGKKIRHNFVRNPYYHRIDSKGVQLPYIDVVEMEIVAPGLVAAKTNAGESDLQGRGLAFRDASILKKGEAQGGYKTLLWKTGVASQIAIYPNLNFSDDVWRDVLRDVRVRRALSLAIDRQTINQALYFKLAHPAANSVLPASPFYSEENAAAWAQYDIDQANALLDEAGLDQRDKNGIRLLPDGRPMELVIETAGERQEVENALQIVTDTWRDIGVKLVMRPLDRDILRNRVFAGNSMASVWYGWDDGIPQAHTSPAYLAPTDQVFLAWPKWGQYYQTGGEAGEAPDMPEAQRLMELAHEWQIATTDEERAAVWSEMLNIHADQVYAIGILNGAPQPIVVSNRLRNVPEQAMWAWEPGAHFGIHRPDEFFFAD
- a CDS encoding ABC transporter ATP-binding protein; translated protein: MSALLSVRDLSIGFGTGNSVVTNVNFDVEAGQTLALVGESGSGKTITCRAALRILPRTAQIRSGTITLNDSKGMCELTTVSERALRDIRGNRVSMIFQEPMRSLSPLHKIGNQVSEVLWLHRGLSESAARKKVLTQFERVGFPDPQRAYDSYPFELSGGMRQRAMIAMAMVSKPELLIADEPTTALDVTTQAQVLGLIKELQRETGMALILVTHDLGVVANMAEQVVVMHKGRIMEAGPAAPILTAPAHPYTKQLFDAAPEIPDQDAVGIPMPDTDLILQMKDVSKTYTMRSSKGWQSDKAIYACRGVDLNLARGKTLAIVGESGSGKTTAARIALGAELPDPGGEVLFRTAPDADPITVHNMTRAQRTAFQRKAQMVFQDPYSSLSPRMRIQDAMTEPLEIHRIGTTAEQRDKAAEMLQRVGLTGDMLKRYPHAFSGGQRQRLSVARAMMLDPQLIVCDEPTSALDVSVQEQILTLLENLQDSLNLSYLFISHDLAVVARIADEVAVMRRGLIVEQAPPETLFYNPRHPYTKALIAAQPEPDINRPIDLQLVSQGAGAPDSWDEAFRFSDTVIPSLVELEPGHKVRCHV
- a CDS encoding class I SAM-dependent methyltransferase; amino-acid sequence: MVSQRACLDHAIRLTAGMTGPVFELGLGNGRTYHHLVQHMDGRPVYVFERAVASHPDSTPPEDRVILGDVRDTLPASVERFGASASLIHADLGGHNREKNDKFARFVSPLIEPLLAPGGLMVSSDRMYFEGLTEMPLPEGAVEGRCFIYRR
- a CDS encoding glutathione S-transferase family protein, with amino-acid sequence MIFYDCSTAPSPRRARMFIAEKGLDIETREVSIAKGEQLSEAFRAVNPRATIPVLVTDDGTVLTENLGIAAFLEAQFPEPPLMGRTPEEKGLVLMWNAIVEQQGGAPIAEALRNGHPAFKDRAIPGPSNHAQIPELAQRGRERVASFFEMLESRLTESPFVAGDVFSLADISAFVFVDFARVIKMRIPEDNAATLAWFQAIQSRPSASL
- a CDS encoding FAD-dependent oxidoreductase, which translates into the protein MKSQYRVVVIGGGVVGASVLYHLAKFGWSDVVMLERRRLASGSSWHAAGGIHALNADPNMASLQAYTIDLLSEIEKESGQNIGLHMTGGLTLAGTPERWEWLQANYRIFQSIGIDDCELLSPEEAQKRCPIMSTDGILGAMWADREGYIDTTGTVQAYASAAKKRGAEYYEETKVEELIQTADGWQVVTDRGTITCEHVVNAAGLWAKQVGRMAGVELPVSPLKHHYLITDTVPEVAAADFEMPMTVDLEGFTYMRQDQKGVLVGIYEVDHEHWAMDGAPWNYGEELFQEQLDRIENELTLGFERYPAIQNVGIKTWVNGAFTFSPDGNPLVGPVPGKRGYWTACAVMAGFLQGGGVGKTLAEWMIHGEPEADAWPMDVARYGDYAQNKRYIRETTGQFYSRRFVMTYPNEQLPAGRPLKMAPAHDAMTEAGCKWGVSWDLEVPLYFAPKGFEETPTLKRSNAHDIVAEECKVIREGAGLLDISGFSRFEVSGPNAEAWLDKVMASKLPAPGRAKLAPMLGEDGRLKGDLTVLNWGDGTWWIMGSYYLRAWHMRWFDDHMMDGVNIRDLGEEYCGFAVVGPKSQAIVEKLAEQDISGLKFMGCGDFDIGLVRARVARMSVTGEKGYEINCRYGDHIKLRRILLEAGAGEGIRECGFNAMLSTRLEKSFGIWSAEFTQAYTPGMTGMDRWIDWDKDFVGKAGAIAERDGNGPAQVQATLEIDALDADASGYEPVWANGERVGFVTSGGYGHYTGKSLAMALIDRDKAEPGTELSVHVVGVERPARVIAPSPYDPQGKAMRG
- a CDS encoding trimethylamine methyltransferase family protein, which gives rise to MTAAERGRRRRGRGAEAAPQPGRDVNYRQLRNPFPLMEVFPADQIADMHDTALRTLEELGVKTLLPEARKLFKQGGARVDEDSEMVFFGREMVEAAVASAPKSIGCRAGARRRDFTLELGSLVFQPGAGAPNATDLERGRRPATGQDYLEFLKLTHHFDVFQMISPQVEPQDVPTHLRHYFTTRAQMELTDKFPFFFSRGTPQVMDCFEMLTTARGLSDDAFRGHAHCYTIINTNSPRTLDIPMAQGLIDFARHGQMSIITPFTLMGAMAPITVAGAITLSHAEALAALTLTQLANPGAPVCYGTFTSNVDMKSGAPAFGTPSHFQASLAAGQLARHLGLPWRSAAGSASNINDVQAANENQFGLWGCLMAGATVIIHSAGWLEGGLTVSFEKLVCDAEVLNMVAELCAGAQAGPSEIGFESALSEVEPSGHFFASSQTMERYNTEFYQPHVHDYANFGTWAERGSVDANHRATDVWKGILNDFQAPAVDNDRIGDLHDFIARRTADGGAPPES
- a CDS encoding TetR/AcrR family transcriptional regulator, which codes for MSPKPILHRDDPEAEPLIGNIKVTRDDWLNVAMDVLISDGVDQIKVLNLAERMAVSRSSFYWYFKSRQELLDALLARWQATNTAALIAQAEAPAKTITAAVCNVHRCVVNTDLFDTALDFAVRDWARKSGKVRRMLDQSDARRLEALHAMFARYGYSEIEAETRARVLYYMQIGYDLAQLNEPIEMRLSMVPHYLYAFTGVEPKPEEVEEFSAYSLRFWKGNQT